A part of Thermocrinis albus DSM 14484 genomic DNA contains:
- a CDS encoding diguanylate cyclase, with protein MLSVPLREVIGGEDPVISADCTLREATEVMREKGRGFVVLEENGRVVGLLTERDIVRLVAENVSLEEKALTYATTHIMQVREDRDVLYALSLMLENNIRRLVVVDGSGRRRGCVTMQELLRYVEEDLLRRRIKVREVVGREFLFLEATATLRDAVKLMKEKDIGALPVLEGGRILGIITERQCLSFALEGLLDSPLKNLPLLPVHVVDDEAYLDEALKIMETTNTTHLVVLKEGIPAGVLSYRDVVKSLDKDYAVLVERKLRHTKDVLDMFPECVLEVLDVVDQQLVIWLNRRARETFGNLLDQPVTTLIPEEDWSFILMRLLKEGRVERVLFRSGQRVYELSASYLRVDSSEERGRIKMLLRDVSEDHSRQMLLQKELEVLKRVINNTEDMIIIYEANTGRIVLWNRAVVRKLGYEDEQLSEKTIYDLVAEDPQYIRHNIDRILRKGEVIRGKRHYRDIYGELLPVEIVATRVDLNTLPHILIVARDISERIKLERALHKRMEELDSIHQFLLHMGRCSSEEEAYSILAHTLTHTVGVELLACFKVNPSLNRIVSFSLFGKGDYTPCLETEPYGCKVFSSPQPFLYRDRTSYSCPLFKADAGSYLCMAVVSAGRVIALVSMLSKKEGFFTEERVRFVENIVNAFSPYVSNLRLLEITKELSIRDPLTNLYNRRFVMEFLERELERAKRYSKPLSVILADLDNFKTINDTYGHHVGDECLQTFAHVLNRVVRGSDVVGRYGGEEFILVLPETDKEGAAMLAERIRLAVRSSSIRFTGGCVYLTASFGVASFPEDGEDVTTLIRVADQRLYIAKSQGKDRVVW; from the coding sequence ATGCTGAGTGTTCCTCTCAGAGAGGTTATAGGGGGAGAGGATCCTGTCATTTCGGCAGACTGCACACTTCGGGAAGCTACAGAGGTCATGAGGGAGAAGGGGAGAGGTTTTGTAGTACTGGAGGAGAACGGTAGAGTGGTGGGCCTGCTAACGGAGAGGGATATCGTACGGCTCGTGGCGGAGAACGTCTCTTTGGAGGAGAAGGCTCTGACGTATGCCACAACTCACATAATGCAGGTACGGGAAGATAGGGATGTCCTGTATGCTCTGAGTTTGATGCTGGAGAACAACATAAGGAGACTCGTGGTGGTGGACGGTAGCGGACGTAGGCGCGGTTGCGTCACCATGCAGGAGTTACTGAGGTACGTGGAAGAGGATCTCCTTCGCAGAAGAATCAAGGTGAGGGAGGTAGTAGGAAGAGAGTTCCTCTTCTTAGAGGCCACCGCTACTCTGAGAGATGCTGTCAAACTTATGAAGGAGAAGGATATAGGTGCCCTACCAGTGCTGGAAGGTGGAAGAATTCTTGGTATCATCACGGAGAGGCAGTGTTTATCCTTTGCCCTGGAAGGTCTCCTGGACAGTCCGTTGAAAAATCTGCCTCTGTTACCGGTGCATGTAGTAGATGACGAAGCCTATCTGGATGAAGCTCTGAAGATCATGGAGACCACCAACACCACCCACTTGGTAGTGCTGAAGGAGGGGATACCTGCCGGCGTGCTCAGTTACAGAGATGTAGTAAAAAGCCTGGATAAGGATTATGCCGTGCTGGTGGAAAGAAAACTAAGACACACCAAGGATGTTCTTGATATGTTTCCTGAATGCGTACTGGAGGTACTGGATGTGGTGGATCAGCAACTGGTTATATGGCTCAACAGAAGAGCCCGCGAAACTTTTGGAAATCTCCTGGACCAACCTGTAACCACCCTCATACCTGAGGAGGACTGGAGTTTTATTCTCATGCGCCTCCTTAAGGAGGGGAGGGTAGAAAGGGTACTTTTTCGATCAGGGCAGCGAGTGTACGAACTTTCCGCTTCCTACCTGCGTGTAGATTCCTCGGAGGAGAGGGGTAGAATAAAGATGCTTCTGAGAGATGTGTCCGAGGATCACAGCCGACAGATGCTCCTTCAGAAGGAACTGGAGGTTCTAAAACGTGTCATAAACAACACCGAGGACATGATCATCATATATGAGGCCAACACTGGGAGAATTGTGCTTTGGAACAGGGCGGTGGTCCGAAAACTGGGCTACGAGGACGAGCAGTTGTCGGAGAAGACCATATACGATCTCGTGGCTGAGGACCCTCAGTACATAAGGCATAACATAGACAGGATATTGAGGAAGGGGGAGGTGATCAGGGGCAAAAGACATTACAGGGACATTTACGGTGAACTTCTTCCTGTGGAGATAGTAGCCACCCGTGTGGATCTAAACACCCTTCCCCATATTCTCATCGTGGCCCGTGACATCTCTGAGAGGATTAAACTGGAGAGAGCATTGCACAAGCGCATGGAGGAGTTAGATAGTATTCACCAGTTTTTGCTACACATGGGCAGATGTTCATCAGAGGAGGAGGCTTACAGTATACTGGCTCACACCCTCACCCACACAGTGGGTGTAGAGCTTCTGGCGTGTTTTAAGGTGAACCCTTCCCTCAACAGGATAGTTTCTTTTTCCCTTTTTGGAAAAGGAGATTACACACCGTGTCTTGAAACGGAACCTTACGGATGTAAGGTGTTCAGTTCCCCACAACCTTTTCTTTACAGAGACAGAACCTCTTACTCCTGCCCACTCTTTAAAGCAGATGCCGGATCGTACCTCTGTATGGCGGTGGTTTCGGCAGGGAGAGTTATAGCTCTGGTCTCCATGCTGTCTAAAAAGGAAGGGTTTTTCACCGAGGAGAGGGTGAGGTTTGTGGAAAACATAGTGAACGCCTTCTCCCCTTACGTATCCAATCTCAGACTTCTGGAGATAACCAAAGAGCTGTCCATACGAGATCCCCTCACCAACTTATACAACAGACGCTTCGTCATGGAGTTCCTGGAAAGAGAGTTAGAAAGAGCAAAAAGATACTCAAAACCTCTCTCGGTGATACTGGCAGATCTGGACAACTTTAAGACCATTAACGACACTTACGGACACCACGTGGGGGACGAGTGTCTTCAGACCTTTGCCCATGTTCTAAACAGGGTGGTGCGCGGTTCCGATGTGGTGGGAAGGTACGGGGGAGAGGAGTTCATCCTTGTACTACCAGAAACAGACAAAGAAGGTGCCGCAATGTTGGCGGAAAGAATAAGGCTTGCGGTGAGGAGTAGTTCCATCAGATTTACTGGTGGGTGTGTGTATCTCACCGCCAGCTTCGGTGTTGCCTCTTTTCCCGAAGATGGAGAGGATGTAACAACACTGATAAGGGTTGCAGATCAACGCCTTTATATAGCCAAAAGTCAGGGAAAGGATAGGGTTGTGTGGTGA
- a CDS encoding TlyA family RNA methyltransferase yields the protein MRLDVYLVEKGLAPTREKAQALIMAGMVTVDGRVVDKPGFRLKGTEKVELKEGLRYVSRGGYKLEYALERFQLDVKGMVALDVGSSTGGFTHCLLQRGVERVYAVDVGRGQMDYLLRQDPRVILYEETDARELTEEHIPEKVDLITVDVSFISATKVLPHVVRFLKEDGFLLLLVKPQFELDPSRLRKGIVKKEEDKVEAILKVSQTLKDLGFYPLGIIKAKPKGAKGNEEFFLLAKRTEGTWDGWEEKVKHAVKEIV from the coding sequence TTGAGGCTGGATGTATACCTTGTAGAGAAAGGGTTAGCCCCCACCAGAGAGAAGGCCCAGGCCCTTATAATGGCGGGTATGGTGACGGTGGACGGAAGGGTTGTGGATAAACCTGGATTCCGTCTTAAGGGTACCGAAAAAGTGGAGCTCAAAGAAGGTCTCAGGTACGTATCTAGGGGAGGTTACAAACTGGAGTATGCTTTGGAAAGGTTTCAGCTGGATGTAAAGGGTATGGTAGCCCTTGATGTGGGTTCTTCTACAGGCGGTTTCACCCACTGCTTATTACAGAGAGGGGTAGAAAGAGTCTATGCCGTGGACGTGGGAAGAGGACAGATGGATTACCTTCTGAGACAGGACCCAAGGGTTATTCTTTACGAAGAGACAGATGCCAGAGAACTTACAGAGGAACATATTCCCGAAAAAGTGGATCTAATAACGGTGGATGTTTCCTTCATATCTGCCACAAAGGTTCTACCTCACGTGGTGAGGTTTCTCAAAGAGGATGGCTTTCTTCTCCTTTTGGTAAAACCTCAGTTTGAGCTTGATCCCTCCAGACTGAGGAAGGGTATTGTGAAGAAGGAGGAGGATAAGGTGGAGGCCATCCTGAAAGTGTCCCAGACCCTTAAGGATCTGGGTTTTTATCCGCTAGGTATCATCAAGGCGAAGCCCAAGGGAGCCAAAGGAAACGAAGAGTTCTTTCTTTTAGCCAAAAGAACAGAAGGTACATGGGATGGCTGGGAGGAAAAGGTAAAGCATGCTGTCAAGGAGATTGTTTGA
- the selA gene encoding L-seryl-tRNA(Sec) selenium transferase, which translates to MREHLLRSLPQVSRLLDHFRGKYREEYIKEGARRVLERYRKEIKAGLRHTTENLLEDVEKEIRKLSETRLKRVINATGVVINTNLGRAPLHEDVVRFVSMIASHYSNLEFDLTTGCRGSRVELVEEYLVCLTGAESAHVVNNNASAVFLILNTHAKNKEVIVSRGELVEIGGSFRIPDIMKAAGAILVEVGTTNRTRLKDYIEAITPNTAFIMKVHRSNFYMEGFVEEVKIEDLLQLSLPVYYDAGSGAVVDLRDMGLDIYEPSFRDLIKKGVHVVSGSGDKLLGGPQVGIIVGQRHLIEPLRRNPISRVVRVDKLTLSALEMTLRLYMEKRHHEIPVIRMLTVEEKELYRRAKLLARRLKRIKDLDVRIIKDFSQCGGGALPHLYLPTYCVAIKHRTMSVSQLERKLMDASTPVIVRVKRDTLLLDTRTLLPEDLEELPKIVEEAII; encoded by the coding sequence ATGAGGGAACACCTTCTGAGATCACTGCCTCAGGTTTCACGACTTTTAGACCACTTCAGGGGAAAGTACAGGGAGGAATACATAAAGGAGGGGGCTAGAAGAGTCTTGGAGAGGTACAGGAAGGAGATAAAAGCCGGTTTGAGACATACTACCGAGAACCTTCTGGAAGATGTTGAGAAGGAGATACGAAAGTTGTCAGAAACACGGTTGAAGAGGGTGATAAACGCTACGGGGGTGGTGATAAACACTAACTTAGGTAGGGCACCCCTGCATGAAGACGTCGTACGCTTCGTTAGTATGATAGCTTCCCATTACTCTAACCTGGAGTTTGATCTGACTACAGGCTGCAGGGGATCAAGAGTGGAGTTGGTGGAGGAGTACTTGGTGTGTTTGACGGGAGCGGAGAGTGCTCATGTGGTCAACAACAATGCCTCAGCCGTTTTTCTGATCCTCAACACTCATGCCAAAAACAAAGAGGTGATAGTCTCAAGGGGCGAACTGGTGGAGATAGGCGGCTCCTTTCGCATACCTGATATTATGAAAGCGGCGGGAGCCATACTGGTGGAAGTAGGTACCACCAACAGAACAAGGTTAAAAGATTACATAGAAGCCATCACTCCCAACACAGCCTTCATCATGAAGGTACACAGAAGTAACTTCTACATGGAAGGCTTTGTGGAAGAGGTAAAGATAGAGGATCTTCTCCAACTGAGTTTACCCGTCTACTACGATGCGGGAAGCGGTGCCGTTGTAGACTTAAGAGATATGGGCCTCGACATCTACGAACCCTCCTTCCGTGATCTTATAAAGAAGGGAGTACATGTGGTGTCGGGTAGCGGTGACAAACTGTTGGGAGGTCCACAGGTGGGTATAATAGTGGGGCAACGTCACCTGATCGAACCTCTCAGAAGGAACCCCATCAGTAGGGTGGTACGTGTAGACAAACTCACCTTATCGGCGCTGGAGATGACCTTGAGGTTGTATATGGAGAAACGTCACCACGAGATACCAGTTATAAGAATGTTGACGGTTGAAGAAAAGGAACTCTACAGGAGAGCTAAACTTCTGGCCAGAAGGCTGAAAAGGATAAAGGATCTTGATGTTAGGATCATAAAGGATTTCTCTCAGTGTGGTGGCGGTGCGTTACCCCACCTTTACTTACCCACCTACTGTGTCGCCATAAAGCACAGGACCATGAGCGTGTCTCAATTGGAGAGAAAACTTATGGACGCCAGCACACCCGTCATAGTTCGTGTAAAGAGGGATACCCTTTTGCTGGACACAAGAACCCTCCTTCCTGAAGACCTTGAGGAACTTCCCAAGATAGTGGAGGAAGCTATAATTTAA
- a CDS encoding DNA-directed RNA polymerase subunit alpha yields MLREFVYPSKVYWEEKTKTYGRFVVEPLERGFGITVGNALRRTLLSSIEGTAITGVKVYGAYHEFSTVEGVLEDVLEIIANLKRVRFRLRESHVEILYLKKRGEGEVYARDIILPPSVDLITPDVKIATITSPDTELHIEIRVERGFGYVPTEEMESFGEVGWILVDADFSPVRHVSYRVEKTRVERRSDYDRLIMEIRTDGSKTPEEVVKEAVQILLRNFSSLENIAQEIPFVAEEPVVVDELMEKLSLPIEELDISQRSLNSLKRIGINTLGELVRLTEEDLKSTKNVGRKAINEIKEALKQMGLYLGMDIESRR; encoded by the coding sequence ATGCTGAGGGAGTTTGTGTATCCGTCGAAGGTTTACTGGGAAGAGAAGACTAAAACCTACGGAAGGTTCGTGGTAGAGCCTCTGGAGAGAGGGTTTGGTATCACGGTAGGTAACGCCTTAAGGAGAACGTTACTCTCATCTATAGAGGGAACGGCCATAACGGGGGTTAAGGTATACGGAGCCTATCACGAATTTTCCACCGTGGAGGGTGTTCTGGAAGACGTGCTGGAAATAATAGCCAACCTTAAGAGGGTTAGGTTCAGACTGAGAGAATCCCATGTGGAGATCCTTTACCTGAAGAAACGTGGTGAGGGTGAAGTTTATGCGAGGGACATAATTCTACCACCCTCCGTAGACCTCATAACTCCCGATGTCAAGATAGCCACCATAACTTCTCCCGATACGGAACTGCACATAGAGATAAGGGTGGAGAGAGGTTTTGGATATGTACCTACAGAGGAGATGGAATCCTTTGGGGAAGTGGGATGGATACTGGTGGACGCCGACTTTTCTCCCGTCAGACACGTCTCTTATAGGGTAGAAAAGACAAGGGTGGAGAGGCGGAGCGATTACGATAGGCTCATCATGGAGATAAGGACAGATGGCAGCAAAACTCCAGAAGAAGTAGTGAAAGAAGCTGTGCAGATATTACTGAGAAACTTCTCTTCTCTTGAGAACATAGCCCAAGAAATTCCCTTTGTGGCAGAGGAGCCGGTAGTGGTGGACGAACTTATGGAGAAGTTGTCTCTTCCTATAGAAGAGCTGGATATCTCCCAAAGGTCCCTTAACTCTCTCAAGAGAATAGGTATCAACACTTTAGGTGAATTGGTGAGACTTACGGAAGAAGATCTCAAGAGCACCAAGAACGTGGGTAGGAAGGCTATAAACGAGATAAAGGAGGCTCTTAAACAGATGGGACTTTACCTTGGTATGGATATAGAGAGCAGGAGGTGA
- the rplQ gene encoding 50S ribosomal protein L17, translating to MRHRVKKKHFDRKKEQRLALYRSLARALILEERIETSLQRAKAVRSFVEKLVTLAKKGDLASRRRALALLPDKQAVRKLFEEIAPRYEGRNGGYTRIIKLPHRRIGDGCELAILELVEA from the coding sequence ATGAGGCACAGAGTTAAGAAAAAACACTTTGATAGGAAGAAAGAACAAAGATTGGCTCTTTACAGATCACTGGCGAGGGCTCTGATACTGGAGGAGAGAATAGAAACCTCCCTTCAGAGAGCTAAGGCGGTAAGATCCTTTGTGGAGAAATTGGTGACTCTTGCCAAAAAGGGTGATCTGGCCTCACGGAGGAGAGCTCTGGCACTTCTTCCTGATAAACAGGCTGTTAGAAAACTCTTTGAGGAGATAGCACCCAGATATGAGGGAAGAAACGGAGGATACACACGTATTATCAAGCTTCCCCACAGAAGGATAGGAGACGGCTGTGAACTGGCTATTCTGGAATTGGTGGAGGCATGA
- a CDS encoding nitrilase-related carbon-nitrogen hydrolase: MKAAVIQLQIDEGKSINNLQKLITLLADLEDHLVVVPEMFACGFHYEGMREHARETWEILHTLLDLTKRKSITFVGTLPEEEDGKLYNTAFVLSEGVLVGKRRKSKLFPLYKEPAYFQPGDSNPLFETRHGILGVLICFELRFPQLGWELRRKGAQIICVPSMWGLARKDHLRILSRARAIELQSYLLLANAWGVSGDEEYAGSSAIFGPWGEILAFAEVGDTVLKANLDMAHLEKVRKTLPLFL; this comes from the coding sequence GTGAAGGCTGCGGTCATACAGCTACAGATAGATGAAGGGAAAAGCATTAACAACCTCCAGAAACTTATAACCCTTCTGGCGGATCTTGAAGATCATCTGGTGGTGGTGCCGGAGATGTTTGCATGTGGTTTTCATTATGAGGGAATGAGAGAGCACGCCAGAGAAACGTGGGAAATTCTCCACACCCTTTTGGATCTGACGAAGCGAAAGTCTATAACCTTTGTAGGAACTTTACCGGAGGAAGAGGACGGTAAACTTTACAACACCGCCTTTGTCCTATCGGAAGGTGTTCTGGTGGGAAAACGCAGAAAATCAAAACTCTTTCCCCTTTACAAAGAACCCGCTTACTTCCAACCCGGTGACAGTAATCCCCTTTTTGAGACAAGGCACGGTATCCTGGGGGTGTTGATCTGTTTTGAGCTGAGATTTCCTCAGTTGGGATGGGAGCTGCGCAGGAAAGGAGCACAGATAATCTGTGTGCCCTCCATGTGGGGCCTTGCCAGAAAGGACCACTTGAGGATACTCTCAAGAGCTAGGGCGATAGAACTTCAGTCCTATTTACTTTTGGCCAACGCTTGGGGAGTATCGGGAGATGAGGAGTATGCAGGTTCTTCCGCCATCTTTGGTCCGTGGGGTGAGATCTTGGCCTTTGCAGAAGTTGGAGATACGGTGCTGAAGGCCAACTTAGACATGGCCCATCTGGAAAAAGTGAGGAAAACTCTGCCGCTTTTCCTTTAA
- the rlmN gene encoding 23S rRNA (adenine(2503)-C(2))-methyltransferase RlmN: MTVILGYTLEELREEVVSLGLERYRADQILNWVYKKGVTDFSLMTNISKRDRQVLAERFSFHTLQMIDKVEAPDSVKYLFKTEDGHTVETVLIKERDHLTLCVSSQVGCAVGCSFCATARDGLLRNLRTEEIIDQFIQVQKDSPQRIRNVVFMGMGEPLANYENVRKAVKVMISPWGLDLSKRRVSVSTSGIISQLKKMAQDPVMRELNLAVSINAPSQELRERIMPISKTNPLHELMEVLYQYPYPPDRRIMLEYVLIEKVNDEPEHALQLAQLLKGNPKKFKVNLIPYNPDPELPYRRPPLERVYRFQKILWDNGISTFVRFSKGVQVFGACGQLRSRRTSVVKW; this comes from the coding sequence ATGACGGTTATACTGGGATACACTTTGGAGGAACTGAGAGAAGAGGTAGTCTCTCTGGGACTGGAGCGTTACAGAGCCGATCAGATCCTCAACTGGGTTTATAAGAAGGGGGTGACAGACTTTAGCCTCATGACCAACATCTCTAAGAGGGACAGACAGGTTCTGGCAGAACGTTTCTCCTTTCACACCTTGCAGATGATAGATAAGGTGGAAGCTCCAGATTCGGTAAAGTACCTTTTCAAAACGGAAGACGGCCATACCGTGGAGACAGTGCTCATAAAAGAGAGGGATCATCTCACCCTATGCGTGTCCTCTCAGGTGGGGTGTGCGGTAGGTTGTAGCTTCTGTGCCACAGCTAGGGATGGTCTCTTGAGAAACCTGAGGACCGAAGAGATAATAGACCAGTTTATACAAGTACAGAAGGACTCTCCTCAGCGCATAAGGAACGTGGTCTTCATGGGAATGGGTGAGCCCTTAGCCAACTATGAGAACGTACGTAAGGCGGTAAAGGTAATGATAAGTCCGTGGGGATTAGATCTCTCCAAGAGGAGGGTTAGTGTGTCCACCAGCGGTATAATAAGTCAGCTCAAGAAAATGGCCCAAGATCCCGTCATGAGAGAACTGAACTTGGCGGTTTCTATAAACGCACCTTCTCAGGAGCTAAGAGAGAGGATAATGCCCATATCCAAGACCAACCCTCTCCACGAGCTTATGGAGGTACTCTACCAGTACCCATACCCCCCCGACAGAAGGATTATGCTGGAGTATGTCCTGATAGAGAAGGTCAACGACGAACCTGAGCATGCCCTGCAACTCGCCCAACTTCTTAAGGGAAACCCCAAAAAGTTTAAGGTAAACCTCATACCTTATAACCCAGATCCCGAGCTGCCCTACCGTAGACCACCCTTGGAGAGGGTGTATCGTTTTCAGAAGATCCTGTGGGATAACGGTATATCCACCTTCGTGAGATTCAGCAAAGGTGTCCAAGTCTTTGGAGCGTGTGGACAGCTGAGAAGCAGAAGAACTTCTGTGGTAAAATGGTAG
- the lepB gene encoding signal peptidase I has protein sequence MKPPGWLKELVIILLVVLFIRTFVAQAYNIPSGSMQPTLLVGDFILVNKLVYRFSEPRRGDIVVFHWPKDPSIDFVKRIVGVPGDTVEIRGTQLYINGKPVPMRFVGRGNDMGSPVLKYEETLPNGVTHIVQFYEDPPFPRMDFGPITIPDGFYFVMGDNRDNSEDSRYWGLLPRENIVGKVFVIYFSGEVPPLNSTDVNALTGIRQILLALLNPRWDRIGKPLIW, from the coding sequence ATGAAGCCACCCGGTTGGTTAAAGGAACTTGTGATTATCCTTCTGGTAGTCCTCTTTATAAGGACTTTCGTGGCGCAAGCCTACAACATACCTTCGGGATCTATGCAGCCCACCCTCCTTGTGGGAGATTTCATACTGGTCAACAAGCTAGTTTACAGGTTCTCAGAGCCAAGAAGGGGCGATATAGTGGTTTTTCACTGGCCCAAAGATCCCAGCATAGATTTTGTAAAACGCATAGTAGGTGTTCCGGGAGACACGGTGGAGATAAGGGGTACTCAGCTGTACATAAACGGTAAGCCGGTACCCATGCGTTTTGTAGGTAGGGGAAACGATATGGGTTCCCCAGTCCTTAAGTATGAAGAAACCTTGCCCAACGGAGTGACACACATAGTGCAGTTCTATGAAGATCCACCTTTTCCCCGCATGGACTTTGGCCCCATCACTATACCTGACGGTTTCTACTTTGTAATGGGTGACAACAGAGATAACAGTGAGGACAGCAGATACTGGGGTCTTCTTCCCAGAGAGAACATAGTAGGTAAAGTTTTTGTCATTTATTTCTCCGGTGAAGTACCACCTCTTAACTCCACCGATGTCAATGCCCTCACCGGCATACGCCAGATACTTCTGGCGCTTTTAAACCCAAGGTGGGACAGAATAGGCAAACCCCTCATATGGTAG
- the selB gene encoding selenocysteine-specific translation elongation factor, with product MRFVSLGTAGHVDHGKTTLVKALTGIDTDRLPEEKRRGMSIDFGFAFLDFPESNLRVELIDIPGHERFIKNAVAGLSCVKGVLLVVDASEGVMPQTVDHVRLMASFGIQHCIVVLTKTDKVDTEILSLARIEVEEFLKREGIHPKCILEVSALLGTGIDTLKLSIKEYATELLSLYEEETFFRLCVDSAFLVKGYGTVVRGSCVSGRIREGDTVVLEPAGVSSRIRRMQNHGAWVKEGKAGERLAVNLPEVDVKQVKRGDMLVKKGEAIKTRRLIAHVRGKLPEGVKTLFHWMREVKFRGRRVEESIYLLDLEEPVVAFVGDMGPILDSSGKLCGSYRVLHPLPIRRSSNFIRQNVDLLTNHLASYMLKEAGVKGVELKRISSAYGRHVNPQKLRAVRVGDKLYDPSVVENLKKRLRDILTKAEYPLHVEEVRSLLGIDQVLLQFLLEDTKGYRRVEGYILDETRSDINKLDVFKRLVEYMGDSIKEEKDLQEFRDILPVAVRRGVVHSLGAYLYVTDQTLHRMVEKLRGLGSSFSVQDAKTTLGLTRKYLIPLLEYLDRLGVTRREGDRRFFVR from the coding sequence ATGAGATTTGTAAGTCTTGGAACAGCAGGTCACGTAGATCATGGGAAGACAACGTTGGTGAAGGCTCTGACAGGTATAGACACCGATCGCCTTCCGGAAGAGAAGAGAAGAGGTATGAGTATAGATTTTGGTTTCGCCTTTCTCGATTTTCCGGAGAGTAACCTGAGAGTGGAGCTCATAGACATACCTGGACACGAACGTTTTATAAAGAACGCCGTGGCAGGTCTTTCCTGTGTGAAGGGAGTCCTCCTGGTGGTAGATGCCTCAGAAGGTGTAATGCCTCAGACAGTTGATCACGTTAGACTTATGGCCTCCTTCGGTATCCAGCACTGTATCGTCGTTTTAACCAAAACAGACAAAGTGGATACTGAGATCTTAAGTTTAGCAAGGATAGAGGTGGAGGAGTTTTTGAAAAGAGAAGGTATACATCCTAAGTGTATACTGGAGGTGAGCGCTCTGCTAGGTACGGGTATAGATACCTTGAAACTGTCTATAAAGGAGTACGCTACAGAACTCTTATCTCTCTACGAGGAGGAGACCTTCTTCCGTCTCTGTGTGGACTCCGCTTTTCTGGTGAAAGGATACGGTACAGTGGTGAGAGGTAGCTGTGTTAGTGGTCGTATAAGGGAAGGTGACACGGTGGTGTTGGAACCTGCGGGAGTATCTTCTAGGATCAGAAGAATGCAAAACCACGGTGCTTGGGTAAAGGAGGGAAAGGCGGGCGAAAGGTTGGCGGTGAACCTACCAGAGGTAGATGTGAAACAGGTGAAGAGAGGGGATATGCTGGTGAAGAAGGGGGAGGCTATCAAGACGAGGAGACTCATAGCTCATGTGAGAGGAAAGTTGCCCGAAGGAGTAAAGACCCTCTTCCACTGGATGAGGGAGGTGAAGTTCAGGGGGCGACGTGTAGAGGAGAGCATCTATCTACTTGATCTTGAGGAACCAGTGGTAGCCTTCGTGGGAGACATGGGTCCGATCCTTGACTCCAGTGGTAAACTGTGTGGGAGTTACAGAGTCCTCCACCCCCTTCCTATAAGGAGGAGCAGCAACTTCATACGGCAGAACGTGGATCTTTTGACAAACCATCTTGCATCTTACATGCTGAAGGAAGCTGGAGTAAAGGGTGTGGAGCTAAAGAGGATCTCTTCCGCCTACGGTAGACATGTAAATCCCCAGAAACTGAGGGCCGTGAGGGTAGGTGATAAGCTGTACGACCCGTCAGTGGTGGAGAACTTGAAGAAGAGGCTCAGGGATATTTTGACAAAAGCGGAATATCCCCTTCACGTAGAGGAAGTAAGGTCCCTTCTGGGAATAGACCAAGTTTTGCTCCAGTTCTTGCTGGAAGATACGAAGGGTTACAGGAGGGTGGAAGGTTACATACTGGATGAGACAAGGTCCGATATTAATAAACTGGATGTTTTCAAAAGGCTCGTAGAGTACATGGGGGACAGTATAAAGGAAGAGAAGGACCTTCAAGAGTTTAGGGACATACTACCTGTGGCGGTAAGAAGAGGGGTTGTTCATAGTCTCGGGGCGTACCTTTACGTGACAGATCAGACTTTGCACAGGATGGTGGAAAAACTAAGGGGGTTGGGATCAAGCTTCAGTGTCCAGGATGCTAAGACAACCCTCGGTCTTACCAGGAAGTACCTTATACCTCTTTTGGAGTATCTGGACAGGCTAGGTGTAACCAGACGGGAAGGAGACAGGAGGTTTTTTGTAAGATGA
- a CDS encoding YggT family protein produces the protein MRGILSLLLNALILITLFHAVGSWIPTVRESNIYRKVDGILSPLLNPIRSVIKPVGGLDFSPAVLILILYLIKQLLKV, from the coding sequence ATGAGGGGTATCTTATCTCTTTTGCTGAACGCTCTGATTCTTATCACCCTCTTTCACGCGGTAGGATCCTGGATACCTACAGTAAGGGAGAGTAACATCTACAGAAAGGTGGACGGGATCCTCTCACCTCTTTTGAATCCCATAAGATCTGTGATTAAACCAGTAGGTGGCTTGGACTTTTCCCCCGCTGTGCTTATCTTGATTTTGTATCTTATAAAGCAGCTCCTCAAAGTTTGA